In the Cellulomonas sp. C5510 genome, AGCGCGTGCTCCTGACCGAGGAGCAGCTCGGCACCCGCCTGGACGAGATCGCCGCGCAGATCGACGCGGACTACGCCGGCCGGGAGATCCTGCTGGTCGGCGTGCTCAAGGGCGCCGTCATGGTGATGGCCGACCTGGCCCGCCGCATCAGCACCCCGCTCGCGATGGACTGGATGGCGGTGTCCTCCTACGGGTCGGGCACCAAGTCGTCCGGGGTCGTGCGCATCCTCAAGGACCTCGACGCCGACCTCACCGGCCGGCACGTGCTCGTCGTCGAGGACATCATCGACTCCGGCCTGACGCTGTCGTGGCTGCTGGCGAACCTGCGCAGCCGCGGCCCGGCGACCGTCGAGATCGCGACGATGCTCCGCAAGCCCGACGCCGCCAAGGTCGAGGTCGACGTCCGGTACGTCGGTTTCGACATCCCGAACGAGTTCGTCGTGGGCTACGGCCTGGACTACGCGGAGAGGTACCGCAACCTGCCGTTCGTCGGCACGCTCGCGCCGCACGTCTACGCGTCCTGACCGCGCCGGGTCGCCGCGGGGCCCGGGGCGGGAGTCCCGCCCTGGGCGAACACGCACCGTCCGCGTCAGGTCCACCGTGTAACTTCGGAGCCTCCACCCCTGCGACCGGAGGGACGAGGGGGCACGCCCCCGTCTGCCCATGACACTCAAGCGCCTCACCCGCGGACCCGTCCTGTGGATCATCCTGGCCGTCCTGATCCTCTGGATCGGGGCGAGCGCCTTCATGGGGTCCGGCGTGCAGCGGATCGACACCTCCGACGGCCTCGAGCTCATCCGCGACGACAAGGTCGAGCAGGCCCGGATCACGGAGGGCGCGCAGCGGGTCGACCTCACGCTGAAGGACGACTTCGTCAAGGACGAGCAGAACCTCGGCAAGGACGTGCAGTTCTACTACGTCGTGCCGCAGGGCCCGGCCGTGGTGGAGGCGATCGCGGAGGCGGACCCGTCCGGTGGCTACACCTCGGACGTCCCGCAGCAGTCGTGGTGGGCGAGCCTGCTCGGGGTGATGCTGCCGTTCATCATCATCCTGGGGCTGTTCTGGTTCCTCATGTCGTCCATGCAGGGCGGCGGCTCGCGGGTCATGTCGTTCGGCAAGTCCAAGGCCAAGCTGGTGTCGAAGGAGTCGCCGCAGGTCACGTTCGCCGACGTCGCGGGCGTGGACGAGGCCGTCGAGGAGCTCCAGGAGATCAAGGAGTTCCTGTCGGAGCCGTCGAAGTTCCAGGCGGTCGGCGCGAAGATCCCGAAGGGCGTGCTCCTGTACGGCCCGCCGGGCACGGGCAAGACGCTGCTCGCGCGCGCCGTCGCGGGCGAGGCGGGCGTGCCGTTCTACTCGATCTCCGGCTCGGACTTCGTCGAGATGTTCGTCGGCGTGGGCGCCAGCCGGGTGCGCGACCTGTTCGAGCAGGCGAAGCAGAACGCCCCCGCGATCATCTTCATCGACGAGATCGACGCCGTCGGCCGGCACCGCGGCGCGGGCATGGGCGGCGGGCACGACGAGCGCGAGCAGACCCTCAACCAGATGCTGGTCGAGATGGACGGCTTCGACGTCAAGACGAACGTCATCCTCATCGCGGCCACGAACCGCCCGGACATCCTCGACCCCGCCCTGCTGCGGCCCGGCCGGTTCGACCGCCAGGTGTCCGTCGAGGCGCCCGACCTCAAGGGCCGCGAGCGCATCCTCCAGGTGCACGCGCAGGGCAAGCCGATGGCCACGGACGTCGACCTCGGCGCGGTCGCGCGCCGCACGCCCGGGTTCACGGGCGCGGACCTCGCGAACGTGCTGAACGAGGCGGCGCTGCTCACCGCGCGCTCCAACGCGCAGATCGTCGACAACCGCGCGCTGGACGAGGCGATCGACCGCGTGATCGCCGGCCCGCAGAAGCGCACGCGCGTCATGAACGTCAAGGAGCAGAAGATCACCGCGTACCACGAGGGCGGGCACGCCCTGGTCGCGGCGGCGCTCCGGTACACCGACCCGGTCACGAAGGTGACGATCCTGCCGCGCGGCCGGGCGCTGGGGTACACGATGGTCATGCCCACCGAGGACAAGTACTCGACCACGCGCAACGAGCTGCTCGACCAGCTCGCGTACGCGATGGGCGGCCGCGTCGCCGAGGAGCTCGTCTTCCACGACCCGACCACGGGCGCGAGCAACGACATCGAGAAGGCCACGGCGACCGCGCGCAAGATGGTCACCCAGTTCGGCATGAGCGAGCGGGTCGGCGCGGTCAAGCTCGGCCAGGACGGCAGCGAGCCGTTCGTGGGCCGCGACATGGGCCACGGGCGCGACTACTCCGAGACGGTGGCCGGCACGGTCGACGTCGAGGTGCGCCGCCTCATGGACGCCGCGCACACCGAGGCGTGGGAGATCCTCGTCGAGTACCGCGACGTGCTCGACCGGCTGGTGCTGGAGCTGCTCGAGAAGGAGACGCTCAACCAGGCGGAGCTCGAGCAGATCTTCGCGCCGATCACGAAGCGGCCGCCGCGCGACGTCTGGCTGTCCAGCGAGCAGCGCTCCGTGTCGGACCGGCCCCCGGTGCTCACGCCCGCGGAGAAGGCCGCGCAGAACGGCTCGGTGGTGCCGCAGGACGAGGCCGCCGCCGCCAAGGACGAGCACCCGCCGGTCGGCGTCGTCGAGGTGCCGCCGGGCCAGACCCCGGACGTCGGCCCCGCGGGCTCCGAGGCGACCCCGGACGGCCCCGGCCCCGGCGCCGGGCCGCGGGCCTGACGGGACGGGCGCGACCGTGACCGACGCGGGAGGGCCCCCGGCGGAGGACGACCGGCGGGCTCCGCGCGAGGTCCCGCCGTACGACGCACCGCGCGCGGAGGCGGCGATCCGCGAGCTCCTGCTGGCGGTGGGGGAGGACCCCGACCGGGACGGGCTGCGGGACACCCCGGCGCGCGTGGCCCGGGCCTACCAGGAGATCTTCGCGGGTCTGCGCCAGGACCCGAAGGACGTGCTGAGCGCGACCTTCGACATCGGGCACGAGGAGATGGTCCTGGTCAAGGACATCGAGGTGTACTCGACGTGCGAGCACCACCTCGTCCCGTTCCACGGCGTCGCCCACATCGGCTACATCCCCGGCGCGTCCGGTCGCGTGACGGGGCTGTCCAAGCTCGCCCGGCTGGTCGACGTGTTCGCCCGGCGGCCGCAGGTGCAGGAACGCATGACCGGGGAGATCGCGGACGCCCTGGTGGAGGTCCTGGAGCCGCGCGGGGTCATCGTGGTCGTGCAGTGCGAGCACCTGTGCATGTCGATGCGCGGGGTCCGCAAGCCCGGTTCGCGCACCGTGACGTCGGCCGTGCGCGGCCAGATGCGCAACCCGGCGACGCGCGCCGAGGCGATGAGCCTCGTGCTCGGCCGCTGAGCCCCGCTGCCGCCGACGGCTCCCGGTCCGGCACCCCCTAGGCTGGTCACGTGCGTCCCCCCTCGCCGCTCCCGCCCGCGCTGACGTCCGCCGGTCAGGCCGGCCGGACGGTCGTGATGGGCGTGCTGAACGTGACGCCGGACTCGTTCTCCGACGGCGGGCGCTGGTTCACGCCGGAGGCCGCGGTGGCGCACGGCCTCGCGCTGGTCGCCGACGGCGCGGACCTGCTGGACGTGGGCGGCGAGTCGACCCGTCCCGGCGCAGCCCGGGTGCCGGTCGCCGAGGAGCTCGACCGGGTGCTGCCCGTGGTGCGGGAGCTCGCGGGCCGCGGGGTGCCCGTCAGCGTCGACACGACGCGGGCGGAGGTCGCGGAGGCGGCGGTGGCTGCGGGCGCCGTCGTGGTGAACGACGTGTCGGGCGGACTCGCGGACCCCGCGATCCGCGAGGTGGTCGCGCGCACCGGTGTCGTGTACGTCGCGATGCACTGGCGCGGCCACGCCGACGTCATGGACGACCTGGCGCAGTACGACGACGTGGTGACCGACGTGCGCCGGGAGCTCGCGCAGCGGGTCGCCGAGCTGCGGGAGGCCGGCGTCGCGGACCACCAGGTGGTGCTCGACCCGGGACTGGGCTTCGCGAAGCCCGGTGCGGCGAACTGGCCGCTGCTCGCCCGGCTGCCCGAGCTCGTCGCGGACGGGTTCCCGGTGCTGGTCGGCGCGTCCCGCAAGCGGTTCCTCGGGCACCTGCTCGCCGGCCCGGACGGGACACCCGCCCCGCCGGGGGCCCGGGACGCGGCGACGGCGGCGGTCTCGGCGCTGGCAGCGGCCGCGGGTGCGTGGGGAGTGCGCGTGCACGAGGCTCGGGGGACGGCGGACGCGGTGCGCGTCGCCGCGCGGTGGACGGCCGCGGTGCCGTCCGGGAGGGACGACCGATGAGCGACGAGGACGAGGTCCTGGGCCGCACGGGCCGGCGGCTGGACCGGATCCGGCTGGTGGGCGTGACGGCCACGGGCTACCACGGGGTGTTCGAGCACGAGCGCCGCGAGGGGCAGACGTTCGTGGCGGACGTGACGGCCCACCTCGACACCCGGCGCGCCGCCGCGACGGACGACCTCGCGCACACGCTGGACTACGGCGCGCTCGCGGAGCAGGTCGCGGCCGTGCTGGCGGGGGAGCCCGCGGACCTCGTCGAGACCGTCGCCGAGCGCATCGCCGCGACCGTCCTCGGGCACCACCAGGTGCAGGCCGTCGACGTGGCGGTGCACAAGCCGCAGGCACCCATCACGGTGCCGTTCGCGGACGTGGTCGTCGAGGTGCGCCGGGACCGCTCCTGGCTGCCGGCCGCCGAGCCGCTCGACGCGCAGTCGTCCGTCCCGTGGCACCCCGTGACCGCGCCGTCGGCGGAGCCCGCCGCGGCGCCGCCCGCCGAGGACGACCCCCTGCCGGTCCCGGACCTCGTCGCCGCGGGGCCGCAGCTCCCGTCGGCGCCGCTGCCCGCGCCGACGCCGCCGAGCGGGGCCGCCGCGACCGCCGCGCTGCCGCTCGCCGCCGCCGGTGCCCTCCCCGGACCGGGGGCGGATGCGGTGCCCGCAGGCCCCGGCTCCGACGAGCCCCGCCCCCTGGACGTGCCCGGCGAGGCGGACCGGGCCGGCGGCCCCGTCCGGCCCGCGGTCGCGACCCCCGCGCCGCCCGGTGGGCCGGACGAGCCGTCGGGCGTGCCGGTCGCGGCCGTCGTGCCCGACGGGTTGGGCGCCGGGGTGGGCGCGTGGCCCGCTGACGACGACGTCGTCGAGGCCGAGCTCGTGCAGGACGCGATGGACGTGCCGCCGGACGAGCCGGTGGAGGTCGTCCTCGCGATCGGCTCGAACGTCGGCCCGGCGCAGGACACGCTGCGCGACGCCGTCGCCGACCTCGCGGCGGTGCCCGGCCTGGAGGTGGTGGACGTCTCGGCGCTCGCCCGCACCGCGCCCGTCGGCGGTCCCGACCAGCCGGACTTCCTCAACGCCGTCGTCATCGCGCGCACCACGCTGTCCCCGCGGGACCTGCTGCGGGCCACCGCGGAGGTCGAGCGCGTGCACGGGCGCGAGCGGACCGTGCGCTGGGGCCCCCGGACGCTGGACGTCGACATCGTCGTGTACGGGCAGGTGTCGGCCGTGACCGACGACCTGGAGCTCCCGCACCCGCGGGCGCACGAGCGGGCGTTCGTCCTGCAGCCGTGGGCGCAGGTCCGGCCGGACGCGGTGCTGCACGGCCTGGGCGGCGGCCCGGTCGCGGCGCTGGCGGCCACCGCGCCCGACCGGGACGGCGTGCGCTGGCTGGCGCTGGACTGGCTGACGGCCCCGGTGCCGGCGGCTCTGCCCGACCCGGGCGCGCAGCCCGCCGCGGCGTCCCCCTGGCCGGGCACGGAGCCGGACCCGTCGGACGCGCCCGGCCCGTCCGGCCCGTCCGACCCGGCCGACCCGCTCGGACCCGTCGACCGCCGGGACCTCTGATGCAGCGCACCCACGCCCGCACGCTGCTGCTCGTCGCCGCCGTCACCGCGGCGCTGGGGTGGCTGGTGCTGCGGCTGCTCGCCAGCCGCGGCGTCGAGCCGCCGCCGGTGCCGTGGCCGATGGTCGCGGTCCTGCTGCTGATCGCGGCGGTCGTCCTCGGCATGGGCTGGTCGGTGCGGCAGTACCTGCGGGGCCGGCACCCCACGCTCGACCCGGTGCGGGCCGCACGGACCGCGGTGCTCGCGAAGGCCTCCTGCTACACGGGGGCGCTGCTGTCGGGCTGGTACGCCGCGCAGGTGCTCGTCGTGCTGGGGGACCTCGACATCGACGCGCAGCGCGACCGGGCGACCTCCGCGGGCCTGGCCGTGCTCGGGGCGGTCGTGCTGGCGGTGACCGGGCTCGTCGTGGAGTGGTTCTGCCGGATCCCTCCGCCCAGCGACCCGGAGGACGCGGCGGGCCCTCGGGGTGACGCGTCTCCGGACGCGGCGCACGGCTGAGCGCCCTCCCGCTGCGGCGCCGGGGTCGCGCGGGGACGGACCTCCGGGCCGCGCCGCCCTCCCGCGCGGTGGAAGGATGGGCGCATGACCACGCCTGACGGTGGCGCCGCCGCCCTCCCGCAGCCCGACGCCGTGCCCGCGACGCCGCCGTCCCCGGTACCCAGCAGCGAGCCGTTCGAGCCTGCCGGGGTCGTCTGGACGCCCGTGTCGAGCCGTCTCGCGACCGCGCGCCTCGTGGTGGGGCTCTGCTGGCTGGGGGTGCCGCTGCTCGCGCTGGTGCTCGCCGCGGCGCTCTCCGGCGTCGCGTGGCTGTGGGCCGGTGCCGCGGTGCTCGCGGTCCTGACGGTCTGGCTGCTGTGGCTCGTGCCGCGGCAGGTCCGCGCGATGGGGTACGCCGAGCGCGCCGACGACCTGCTGCTGCGCCGGGGCATCCTGTTCCGCTCGATGGTCGTGGTCCCCTACGGCCGCATGCAGTACGTCGACGTGACGGCCGGCCCGCTCGCACGCCGCCTCGGCATCGCGTCCGTCCAGCTCCACACCGCGTCGCCGGGCACGGACGCGTCGATCGACGGCCTCCCGACGGCCGAGGCCGCCCGGCTGCGGGACCAGCTCGCCTCGCGCGGCGAGGCCCGCCTGGCGGGGCTGTGAGCGGCGAGCAGCTCCCGGCCGGCCCCGCGGGACCCGCCGTGACCGGGACACCGGCACCGGTCGCACCGCCGCCGCCCGACGACGCGCTGGGATGGCGCCGCATGCACCCCGTCACCCCGGCGGTGAAGGGCTGGAAGGTGCTCGTGGCGGTGCTCGCGGTGATCGTGTGGAACTCCGCGGACGACGTGCGCGAGCTCGCCGAGTGGCTGGGCGCCCGCGCCTGGTTGTTCCTCGCGGGCGGTGTCGTCCTGGTCGGGCTGATCGGGTTCGGGTACTCGGCGGTCGCGTGGCGCATGACGCGGTTCGCCGTCACCGACGACGCGGTGCACCTGCGGTCCGGCGTGCTGTTCCGGCAGCAGCGGCAGGCCCGGCTGGACCGGTTGCAGGCCGTCGACGTCGTGCAGCCCCTCCTCGCGCGGATCCTCGGGCTGTCCGAGCTGCGGCTGGAGGTCGCCGGCGGCGCTGGTTCCGCGGTCTCGCTCGCGTTCCTGCGCGAGGCGGAGGCCGAGCAGCTGCGGGCGGAGCTGCTCGCCCGGGCGGCCGGGCTGCACCGCCCGGCGGGGGTGCCGCCCCTGGCCGTGCCCGCGGGCGTCGACCTCGAGCCCGTCGGCGCGGACGGTGCGGACGGGGCGGGCGGTGCGGACGGCGCGCCCGGCACCGGCCGCCCCGGGCCCGCCGCCGTCGGTGGGGTCGCCCCCGGCGCCCCGGGCACCCCGACGGCCGGGCCGGGTGCGCACGACGCGGGCGCCCCGGGGTGGGTCGGGCCGGCACCGGTCGCCCCCGAGCGCCCCGTCTACGAGGTCCCGGTCGGGCGGCTGCTGGGGTCCACCCTGCTGTCGTCCGCGACCTTCTGGCTGCTCGGGATCCTGGTCGCCGTCGTCGCGCTGATCGCCACCTCCGGGCGGTTCGAGTCCGCGTTCGCGCTGCTGCCTGCGCTGCTCGGCGTGGTGTCGTACTCCTGGACCCGCTTCAACCGGGGCGCGAACTTCCGCGCGGCGATCTCCCCGGACGGGATCCGCCTGCGGCACGGGCTGACCGAGGCGCGCGCCCAGACCGTCCCGCCCGGCCGGGTGCAGGCCGTGCAGGTGACGCAGGGGCTGCTGTGGCGGCGGGCGGACTGGTGGCGGGTCGAGGTGAACGTCGCCGGCTACGGCGCCGGCACCGAGCAGACCCACACCGAGAACGTGCTGCTGCCGGTCGGGACCCGTGACGACGCGCTGCTGGCGCTGTGGCTCGTGCTGCCGGACCTCGGCACACCCGACCCGCGCGCCCTCGTCGACGCCGGCCTGACCGGCCGGGAGGCCGACGGCACCTGGGCGGTCGCGCCGCGCCGGTCCCGGTGGCTCGACCCGGTCGGCTGGCGGCGGCACGGCGTGACCGTCACCGACCGCGCCCTCGTGCTGCGCTCCGGCGTGCTCGTGCGCCGTCTGGTGGTCGTGCCGCACGAGCGCACGCAGTCGCTCGGCCTCGCGCAGGGGCCGCTGCAGCGGCGGCTCGGCCTGGCGTCGTTCCAGCTGCACTCGACGCCCGGGCCCGTGTCGCCCCGGGTCGACCACCTGGACGCGCGGGTCGCCGCCGGGCTGCTCGACGAGCAGTCGACGCGCGCCCGGACGGCACGCGCGGGGGCGGGGCCGGAGCAGTGGATGCGCCGGGCATGACGCGGCTGGGGACCGGCGTCGTCGGCGCGGGCCGGGTCGGCGCCGTGCTGGGGAGCGCCCTGCGCGCCGCCGGGCACCCGGTGGTCGCGGTCAGCGCGGTGTCGGAGGCCTCGCGGGAGCGGGCCGACGCGCTGCTGCCGGGCGTCCCGGTGCTGGACGTGCCGGAGGTCGCCCGGCGCGCGGAGCTGGTGCTGCTGGCCGTCCCGGACGACGCGCTGCCCGGCCTCGTGACCGGTCTCGCCGCGACGGGCGCCTGGCAACCCGGTCAGATCGTCGTGCACACCGCCGGTCGCTACGGCGCCGGTGTCCTGGACCCCGCCCGCGCCGCGGGCGCGATCCCCATCGCCCTGCACCCGGCGATGACGTTCACCGGGACCTCGCTGGACCTGTCCCGCCTCGTCGGCTGCACGTTCGCGGTCACGGCCCCGGCCGCGGTGCTGCCGATCGGCCAGGCCCTCGTCGTCGAGATGGGCGGCGAGCCGGTGGTGCTCGGCGAGGACGCGCGGCCGCTGTACCACGCGGCGCTCGCGCACGGCGCGAACCACCTCGTCGTGCTCGTCGCGCAGGCCGGGCAGGCGCTCGCGGCGGCGGGGGTCGCGGACCCCGGCGCGGTGCTGCGACCGCTGCTGTCCGCCGCGCTGGACGGCGCCCTGCGCGCGGAGTCCGCAGGCGGCGGCCGGGACGCCGAGGGCGAGGTCAGCAACGGCGCGATCACGACGCTCACCGGGCCCGTGCGCCGCGGCGACGCCGGGACGGTGCGCGACCACCTGGTCGAGCTCGGCGCGCTCGGCGTCCGCACCGGGGCCACCGACGTCGCCGCGTCGTACCGCACGCTCGCGCGCGCAGCGGCCGGACGGGCGCACGCGGCCGGGCTGCTGCGGCCGGACCAGGGCCAGGCGGTGCTGGACGCGCTCGCGGACCCGGCGGGCGACGCCCCGGAACCCGGTCGGGCGGTCGGCGCCCCGTCGGACGCGGCCCCCGGTCACGTCGCGGGACCCGAGAGGGGTACCGTGCACGGCGCGCACCACGACGAGAGCGGCCGGCCCGGGGACGCCCCGGCGCCCGCCGACGAGGAGGACCAGGCATGACCCAGGCACGCACCGGTGCCCCCACCGTGGTGCGCACCCGCGCCGAGCTCGCCGCGGCCCTGGCGCCCGGCGACGCCCGACGGCGACGCGCGGTGGTCATGACCATGGGCGCCCTGCACGCGGGGCACCTCGCGCTCGTCCGGGAGGGCCGGGCGCGGGCGGAGCAGGTCGTCGTCACGATCTTCGTCAACCCGCTGCAGTTCGCCCCGCACGAGGACCTCGACCGCTACCCCCGGGACCTGCCCGGCGACCTCGCGTCCCTCACCGCTCCGGGCCTGCTCGGCGCGGGCGACGTCGTGTTCGCCCCCGCACCGGCCGAGATGTACCCGGACGGCGACCCGGTCGTGCGCGTCGACGCGGGCCGCATCGGCAGGGTGTACGAGGGCGTCACCCGCCCGGGGCACCTCGACGGGGCCCTCACGGTCGTGCTCAAGCTCCTGCACCTGACCGCGCCCGACGTGGCCCTGTTCGGGCGCAAGGACGTGCAGCAGCTCGTCGCGGTCAGCCGCATGGTCCGCGACCTCGAGGTGCCCGTCGAGGTCGTCGGCGTGCCCACGGTCCGCGACGACGACGGGCTCGCGCTCTCCTCGCGCAACGTGTACCTCTCGGCCCCCGAGCGGCAGCAGGCGCTCGCGCTGTCCCGTGCGCTCGCGGCGGGTGCCGCGGCGGCCGAGGCCGGCGGGTCGCCGGACGACGTCAGGTCCGCCGCCCGCACGGTGCTGGACGCCGCGGGCGTCGCCACCGAC is a window encoding:
- the folP gene encoding dihydropteroate synthase, whose protein sequence is MRPPSPLPPALTSAGQAGRTVVMGVLNVTPDSFSDGGRWFTPEAAVAHGLALVADGADLLDVGGESTRPGAARVPVAEELDRVLPVVRELAGRGVPVSVDTTRAEVAEAAVAAGAVVVNDVSGGLADPAIREVVARTGVVYVAMHWRGHADVMDDLAQYDDVVTDVRRELAQRVAELREAGVADHQVVLDPGLGFAKPGAANWPLLARLPELVADGFPVLVGASRKRFLGHLLAGPDGTPAPPGARDAATAAVSALAAAAGAWGVRVHEARGTADAVRVAARWTAAVPSGRDDR
- the ftsH gene encoding ATP-dependent zinc metalloprotease FtsH — encoded protein: MTLKRLTRGPVLWIILAVLILWIGASAFMGSGVQRIDTSDGLELIRDDKVEQARITEGAQRVDLTLKDDFVKDEQNLGKDVQFYYVVPQGPAVVEAIAEADPSGGYTSDVPQQSWWASLLGVMLPFIIILGLFWFLMSSMQGGGSRVMSFGKSKAKLVSKESPQVTFADVAGVDEAVEELQEIKEFLSEPSKFQAVGAKIPKGVLLYGPPGTGKTLLARAVAGEAGVPFYSISGSDFVEMFVGVGASRVRDLFEQAKQNAPAIIFIDEIDAVGRHRGAGMGGGHDEREQTLNQMLVEMDGFDVKTNVILIAATNRPDILDPALLRPGRFDRQVSVEAPDLKGRERILQVHAQGKPMATDVDLGAVARRTPGFTGADLANVLNEAALLTARSNAQIVDNRALDEAIDRVIAGPQKRTRVMNVKEQKITAYHEGGHALVAAALRYTDPVTKVTILPRGRALGYTMVMPTEDKYSTTRNELLDQLAYAMGGRVAEELVFHDPTTGASNDIEKATATARKMVTQFGMSERVGAVKLGQDGSEPFVGRDMGHGRDYSETVAGTVDVEVRRLMDAAHTEAWEILVEYRDVLDRLVLELLEKETLNQAELEQIFAPITKRPPRDVWLSSEQRSVSDRPPVLTPAEKAAQNGSVVPQDEAAAAKDEHPPVGVVEVPPGQTPDVGPAGSEATPDGPGPGAGPRA
- the folE gene encoding GTP cyclohydrolase I FolE, with product MTDAGGPPAEDDRRAPREVPPYDAPRAEAAIRELLLAVGEDPDRDGLRDTPARVARAYQEIFAGLRQDPKDVLSATFDIGHEEMVLVKDIEVYSTCEHHLVPFHGVAHIGYIPGASGRVTGLSKLARLVDVFARRPQVQERMTGEIADALVEVLEPRGVIVVVQCEHLCMSMRGVRKPGSRTVTSAVRGQMRNPATRAEAMSLVLGR
- a CDS encoding Rossmann-like and DUF2520 domain-containing protein, whose product is MTRLGTGVVGAGRVGAVLGSALRAAGHPVVAVSAVSEASRERADALLPGVPVLDVPEVARRAELVLLAVPDDALPGLVTGLAATGAWQPGQIVVHTAGRYGAGVLDPARAAGAIPIALHPAMTFTGTSLDLSRLVGCTFAVTAPAAVLPIGQALVVEMGGEPVVLGEDARPLYHAALAHGANHLVVLVAQAGQALAAAGVADPGAVLRPLLSAALDGALRAESAGGGRDAEGEVSNGAITTLTGPVRRGDAGTVRDHLVELGALGVRTGATDVAASYRTLARAAAGRAHAAGLLRPDQGQAVLDALADPAGDAPEPGRAVGAPSDAAPGHVAGPERGTVHGAHHDESGRPGDAPAPADEEDQA
- the folK gene encoding 2-amino-4-hydroxy-6-hydroxymethyldihydropteridine diphosphokinase: MSDEDEVLGRTGRRLDRIRLVGVTATGYHGVFEHERREGQTFVADVTAHLDTRRAAATDDLAHTLDYGALAEQVAAVLAGEPADLVETVAERIAATVLGHHQVQAVDVAVHKPQAPITVPFADVVVEVRRDRSWLPAAEPLDAQSSVPWHPVTAPSAEPAAAPPAEDDPLPVPDLVAAGPQLPSAPLPAPTPPSGAAATAALPLAAAGALPGPGADAVPAGPGSDEPRPLDVPGEADRAGGPVRPAVATPAPPGGPDEPSGVPVAAVVPDGLGAGVGAWPADDDVVEAELVQDAMDVPPDEPVEVVLAIGSNVGPAQDTLRDAVADLAAVPGLEVVDVSALARTAPVGGPDQPDFLNAVVIARTTLSPRDLLRATAEVERVHGRERTVRWGPRTLDVDIVVYGQVSAVTDDLELPHPRAHERAFVLQPWAQVRPDAVLHGLGGGPVAALAATAPDRDGVRWLALDWLTAPVPAALPDPGAQPAAASPWPGTEPDPSDAPGPSGPSDPADPLGPVDRRDL
- the panC gene encoding pantoate--beta-alanine ligase → MTQARTGAPTVVRTRAELAAALAPGDARRRRAVVMTMGALHAGHLALVREGRARAEQVVVTIFVNPLQFAPHEDLDRYPRDLPGDLASLTAPGLLGAGDVVFAPAPAEMYPDGDPVVRVDAGRIGRVYEGVTRPGHLDGALTVVLKLLHLTAPDVALFGRKDVQQLVAVSRMVRDLEVPVEVVGVPTVRDDDGLALSSRNVYLSAPERQQALALSRALAAGAAAAEAGGSPDDVRSAARTVLDAAGVATDYVALVDPAGFDDVTRPGPAGTTSVLALAATVGATRLIDNSDVRWG
- a CDS encoding PH domain-containing protein — its product is MHPVTPAVKGWKVLVAVLAVIVWNSADDVRELAEWLGARAWLFLAGGVVLVGLIGFGYSAVAWRMTRFAVTDDAVHLRSGVLFRQQRQARLDRLQAVDVVQPLLARILGLSELRLEVAGGAGSAVSLAFLREAEAEQLRAELLARAAGLHRPAGVPPLAVPAGVDLEPVGADGADGAGGADGAPGTGRPGPAAVGGVAPGAPGTPTAGPGAHDAGAPGWVGPAPVAPERPVYEVPVGRLLGSTLLSSATFWLLGILVAVVALIATSGRFESAFALLPALLGVVSYSWTRFNRGANFRAAISPDGIRLRHGLTEARAQTVPPGRVQAVQVTQGLLWRRADWWRVEVNVAGYGAGTEQTHTENVLLPVGTRDDALLALWLVLPDLGTPDPRALVDAGLTGREADGTWAVAPRRSRWLDPVGWRRHGVTVTDRALVLRSGVLVRRLVVVPHERTQSLGLAQGPLQRRLGLASFQLHSTPGPVSPRVDHLDARVAAGLLDEQSTRARTARAGAGPEQWMRRA
- a CDS encoding PH domain-containing protein, translating into MTTPDGGAAALPQPDAVPATPPSPVPSSEPFEPAGVVWTPVSSRLATARLVVGLCWLGVPLLALVLAAALSGVAWLWAGAAVLAVLTVWLLWLVPRQVRAMGYAERADDLLLRRGILFRSMVVVPYGRMQYVDVTAGPLARRLGIASVQLHTASPGTDASIDGLPTAEAARLRDQLASRGEARLAGL
- the hpt gene encoding hypoxanthine phosphoribosyltransferase, whose protein sequence is MNADDMGADLERVLLTEEQLGTRLDEIAAQIDADYAGREILLVGVLKGAVMVMADLARRISTPLAMDWMAVSSYGSGTKSSGVVRILKDLDADLTGRHVLVVEDIIDSGLTLSWLLANLRSRGPATVEIATMLRKPDAAKVEVDVRYVGFDIPNEFVVGYGLDYAERYRNLPFVGTLAPHVYAS
- a CDS encoding DUF3180 domain-containing protein, which codes for MQRTHARTLLLVAAVTAALGWLVLRLLASRGVEPPPVPWPMVAVLLLIAAVVLGMGWSVRQYLRGRHPTLDPVRAARTAVLAKASCYTGALLSGWYAAQVLVVLGDLDIDAQRDRATSAGLAVLGAVVLAVTGLVVEWFCRIPPPSDPEDAAGPRGDASPDAAHG